Part of the Clostridia bacterium genome is shown below.
CCTCCTGCTAATAATATAACACAAAAGTTATAGTTTAGCAAGCGGGTTCTATAATATTTTATAGTTTCATGTCAACAGCCCCTCGCCTCCCCTTTTTAAACAACAAAGCAGAGCCCCGGCTCTGCCTGTGTTCACTATTCTAAACCATACTTGGCTTTAAACCGCTCTACCCGTCCCCGCGTAAAAACATTACGCTGTTTACCACTAAAAAAGGGATGACATTTGGAACAAAGCTCAACTTTTAATTCCTCTTTTGTAGAACCGGTTTCAAATGTCGCACCACAAGCACAGGTTACCGTTGCCTGATAATAGCGAGGATGAATTTCTTTTTTCATAACGCCACCTTCTTTCCAACCCGATTACATTTTGTTATTATAGCATACCCCTCAAAAGGGTGCAAGCACCACTTTATCAGCAAAATCATATTACTATAGTAAATTCGTCAAAGGTGGTGCTCCTCGTTAAAAGAAAATTTATTTATCAAAATCGTTTTTTTATCATTGTTTCCGAAGTCGCTGCTTAGCACGTAGCCATTTCTAAAGTCTGTGTCGAACTTCACGGACGCTTAACAAAACTTAGGTCCCTACCTGCCAAAAGCATTCTCAAATGTTTTGCCCCCAAACCTAAATCAGCGGAAATAGAAGAAGCCTTTAAATTCAATTTAGCAGCCGGTTCTGAACCGGATTTTTCGGGGCCCAATCCTTCCAAAAGTCTTGCCGACTATTTAGAAGCTATTCAAGCCGTAAAGGAAAACAGCGAAAACCAAAAAGAAAACAGACAAATTTCTCCGGAATTAACACTTGAACGCTAATATGTTTATCTCCCAGAAATAGAAAGATACTGTGACTTCTTATCCATACGGTGACGTGCTTCCAAAAACCTTACTGTTCCCGAAGCTCCCCGCATAACCACAGTGTGAGTAGATACAGAATTACCATAATAGCGGACACCTTTTAAGAAATCAGCATCAGTAACACCACTGGCCGCGAAAATCACATCATTACCTTTCACTAAATCATCCAACGTTAAAATCTTTTGCAAATCTTTAACACCCAATTTATGAGCCCGCTGAATTTCTTCTTTATTTAAAGGCCATAACCTGCCTTGAAATTCTCCCCCCATACAGCGTAAAGCCGCTGCAGTCAAAACCCCTTCTGGGGCACCCCCAATTCCTAAAACCATATCAATTCCCGAACCAGGAATACAAGTAGCCACCGCAGGCGAAACATCTCCATCAGTAATTAGCTTAATACGGGCACCCAT
Proteins encoded:
- the rpmE gene encoding 50S ribosomal protein L31 — its product is MKKEIHPRYYQATVTCACGATFETGSTKEELKVELCSKCHPFFSGKQRNVFTRGRVERFKAKYGLE